One genomic window of Mogibacterium diversum includes the following:
- a CDS encoding LPXTG cell wall anchor domain-containing protein translates to MTKRINKRRRKMLKATAVGVSLMMAPSLAVNVYADDAVTANEQSAINNFVATEPADGATTSLGNSTVSNTTSGYRFPGKDNYTSVFESRARKGRLTQDYDLTVDSSDSHSGNTVKVKDWRNLDTYVVHSATEGNPQDPQTYYDTMYYAKEAILIDQSDNTEYTVKNIIIDPGSMYVFYTRVLLDFPIEDADSRFKTRIDDAESVALFEGSGYWSITAEVKEETPYETIVKIDAALKANQVIVDSVGSNGSKDAKFNIDLNFMNGMNDSNYRDYTSDVIYNDVKALVTDSAQVGSENQFGWGTSTLESITTSNAVNRIIRVGIDFTHYVTEDGTELKPTKFGIHGSENIAGYELASTREEANGDKVYVYKAVTTQTTPSVPATPSTPTTPSTPSTPSATTPAVPQASATTTTQSKQAPAVKTTPARKHNVPKTGDADTILAYAATLFMSVIGLGVALFARKKREQ, encoded by the coding sequence ATGACTAAGAGAATTAACAAGCGTAGGAGGAAAATGTTAAAGGCAACAGCCGTAGGTGTGTCTCTAATGATGGCACCTTCTTTGGCTGTTAATGTGTATGCAGATGATGCTGTTACAGCTAATGAGCAATCTGCAATAAATAACTTCGTGGCGACTGAACCTGCAGATGGTGCAACAACTAGTCTAGGTAACTCAACTGTTTCTAATACTACCAGCGGATACAGATTCCCAGGCAAGGACAATTACACATCGGTTTTCGAGTCGCGAGCAAGGAAGGGAAGGCTTACACAGGATTATGATCTAACCGTGGACTCGAGTGATTCGCATTCTGGAAATACTGTAAAGGTTAAGGACTGGAGAAATCTGGATACCTATGTTGTGCACAGCGCTACAGAAGGAAATCCGCAGGATCCACAGACGTATTATGATACTATGTATTACGCTAAGGAAGCTATCCTGATTGATCAGAGCGATAACACTGAATACACTGTGAAGAATATAATTATCGATCCAGGTAGCATGTACGTGTTTTATACTAGAGTGTTACTTGATTTCCCTATTGAGGATGCAGATTCAAGGTTTAAGACGAGAATTGACGATGCAGAGTCAGTTGCATTATTTGAAGGCTCTGGGTACTGGAGTATAACCGCAGAGGTTAAGGAGGAAACTCCATATGAGACTATCGTTAAGATAGATGCAGCTTTAAAGGCAAATCAGGTAATCGTTGATTCCGTAGGTTCAAATGGTAGCAAGGATGCTAAATTCAATATTGATCTAAATTTTATGAATGGAATGAATGATTCAAATTACAGGGATTACACTTCGGATGTCATCTATAATGATGTGAAGGCACTAGTAACAGATAGCGCACAGGTTGGCAGCGAGAATCAATTTGGATGGGGTACAAGTACTCTCGAATCTATTACAACATCTAATGCTGTAAACCGTATAATCCGCGTAGGTATAGATTTTACGCACTATGTTACAGAAGATGGAACGGAGTTAAAACCTACAAAGTTTGGGATACATGGCAGTGAGAATATCGCTGGATATGAGCTTGCATCGACTCGCGAGGAAGCAAATGGAGACAAGGTGTACGTGTACAAGGCTGTAACAACACAGACTACTCCGTCAGTGCCAGCAACGCCATCTACACCAACAACACCATCTACACCATCTACACCATCTGCTACAACACCAGCTGTACCTCAGGCATCAGCTACTACAACTACGCAGTCTAAGCAGGCTCCAGCAGTTAAGACTACACCTGCAAGAAAGCACAATGTTCCAAAGACTGGAGATGCTGACACTATCCTGGCATATGCAGCTACACTATTTATGAGTGTGATTGGTCTTGGAGTAGCGCTATTCGCTAGAAAGAAGAGAGAGCAGTAA
- a CDS encoding uracil-DNA glycosylase produces the protein MGAKGLKIGNEWDTILAEEMEKPYYSELERFLDEEYENHTIFPPRDEIFTAFRYTPYDDVKVLLLGQDPYHEKGQAHGMAFSVKKGVKQPPSLVNIFKEINSDLGIAPPEIDNGCLIPWAQSGVLLLNTALTVREHEANSHRGKGWEQLTDAVIRKLNEREKPLVFILWGSNAKSKLQLITNKKHLVIAGVHPSPLSAYRGFFGGKYFSRANDFLERHGISAVNWDIEQ, from the coding sequence ATGGGTGCAAAAGGACTTAAAATCGGGAATGAGTGGGATACCATACTCGCTGAAGAGATGGAGAAACCGTACTATAGCGAGCTCGAGAGATTTCTCGACGAAGAATACGAGAACCATACAATATTTCCACCGCGCGATGAGATATTTACAGCTTTCAGATACACCCCGTATGACGATGTAAAGGTTCTGCTCCTCGGACAGGATCCATATCATGAGAAAGGACAAGCTCACGGTATGGCTTTCTCGGTTAAGAAAGGCGTTAAGCAACCGCCGTCTCTGGTAAATATTTTTAAAGAGATAAATTCTGACCTTGGGATTGCTCCGCCAGAGATTGATAACGGCTGCCTAATTCCCTGGGCTCAGTCTGGGGTTTTGCTTCTCAACACAGCGCTCACAGTTAGAGAGCACGAGGCTAATTCGCACCGCGGAAAGGGCTGGGAACAACTGACTGATGCGGTTATAAGAAAATTAAATGAACGAGAGAAACCATTGGTATTTATTTTGTGGGGGTCTAACGCTAAGTCTAAGCTGCAGCTTATCACGAATAAAAAGCACCTAGTAATCGCCGGCGTGCATCCGAGCCCGCTATCAGCGTACAGAGGGTTTTTCGGAGGCAAATACTTCTCTCGTGCTAATGATTTCCTCGAGAGACACGGAATATCTGCGGTTAATTGGGATATAGAGCAGTGA
- a CDS encoding DUF2156 domain-containing protein, with the protein MLEFRPVRLDDQDFAKTVICSSGCHGADYSFANLYIWRHAYEPEIAFIGERMIIRMPKYGYIFAYPKGSGDVKPIIDELLEDAHSRDQKLIMRGLTPKTLEEFEPVYGDRFTIEENREDADYIYTVEKLRDLRGRKLSSKRNHIKHFERNGEWEFKLIENGEDIDSARAFVAEFYKEKGDPDLVKEADAIEQMFENYEALGFFGGLLYQNGEPVAFTAATQLDQLTMDVHFEKALPGVEGAYTMINREFVRAISEKFPDVEYINREEDMGLEGLRKAKESYHPDVLLMKYTAYEK; encoded by the coding sequence ATGCTAGAATTTAGACCTGTCAGATTAGATGACCAGGACTTTGCAAAAACCGTAATCTGTTCGAGCGGATGTCATGGTGCTGACTACAGTTTCGCTAATTTATATATCTGGAGGCATGCATACGAGCCAGAAATCGCTTTCATCGGCGAGCGTATGATCATAAGAATGCCTAAGTATGGATACATTTTCGCTTATCCTAAGGGAAGCGGGGATGTTAAGCCAATTATCGATGAACTGTTAGAAGACGCACATTCGCGCGACCAGAAACTGATAATGCGTGGTCTCACGCCTAAAACGCTCGAAGAGTTTGAGCCTGTATACGGAGACCGTTTCACCATAGAGGAAAATCGTGAAGATGCTGACTACATATACACAGTTGAGAAGCTGCGTGACCTCAGGGGACGCAAGCTTTCGTCGAAGCGCAATCACATCAAACATTTTGAGAGAAATGGCGAATGGGAATTTAAGCTCATCGAAAATGGCGAAGATATAGATTCTGCAAGAGCATTCGTCGCTGAATTCTACAAGGAGAAGGGAGATCCTGACCTTGTCAAAGAAGCGGATGCTATCGAGCAGATGTTCGAAAACTATGAGGCGCTCGGTTTCTTTGGTGGGCTCCTATATCAGAATGGTGAACCTGTTGCCTTCACTGCTGCTACTCAGCTCGACCAGCTCACCATGGATGTGCATTTTGAGAAGGCTCTTCCTGGTGTTGAAGGCGCATATACTATGATTAACCGTGAATTCGTAAGGGCAATCTCCGAGAAATTCCCTGATGTAGAATACATTAACCGCGAAGAGGACATGGGGCTTGAAGGTCTTAGGAAAGCCAAGGAAAGCTATCATCCTGATGTCCTTCTCATGAAATACACAGCTTATGAAAAATAA
- a CDS encoding adenylosuccinate synthase, with protein sequence MITAVVGANWGDEGKGKITDVLAQESDYIVRFQGGSNAGHTIKNEFGKFGLHLMPSGIFNKEAVSVLGNGVAVNAKKFIEELASIEEAGVPHGKIIISDRAQLVMSYHMAFDAYEEERLAGHSFGSTKAGIAPCFSDKYAKIGFQVADLYADKEVLMARIENVCTIKNVLFENLYHKPQIKPEDIYEELMEYAEILRPYVAHTSQVLNDALREGKKILLEGQLGALKDTDHGIYPMVTSSSTLAGFGSTGAGLPPYAIERIVTVVKAYSSAVGAGAFVSELFGDEADELRRRGGDGGEFGVTTGRPRRVGWFDAVATRYGCMMQGATEVAVTVVDVLGYLDELKICVGYEIDGEVTKDFPNTPLLEKAKPVYETLPGWKTDIRGIKNYDDLPSECKAYIERIEKEIGVRVSMVSNGPAREELIIR encoded by the coding sequence ATGATCACAGCAGTTGTAGGTGCTAATTGGGGCGATGAAGGTAAGGGTAAGATCACAGACGTACTCGCACAGGAATCCGATTATATCGTGAGATTTCAGGGCGGAAGTAACGCTGGTCACACTATCAAGAATGAGTTTGGTAAATTCGGGCTTCACCTCATGCCATCAGGCATTTTTAACAAAGAAGCTGTAAGTGTTCTCGGAAATGGAGTGGCTGTCAACGCCAAGAAGTTCATCGAAGAACTTGCGTCCATTGAGGAAGCGGGCGTTCCGCATGGCAAAATTATCATTTCAGATAGAGCACAACTAGTAATGTCATATCATATGGCGTTTGACGCTTATGAAGAGGAGAGACTTGCGGGGCACTCGTTTGGTTCGACCAAGGCGGGAATCGCACCGTGCTTCTCCGATAAGTATGCCAAAATCGGTTTTCAGGTTGCGGATCTCTATGCGGACAAGGAAGTCCTGATGGCGAGGATTGAGAACGTATGCACTATCAAGAATGTTCTGTTCGAGAACTTGTATCACAAACCACAGATTAAGCCAGAAGATATCTATGAGGAATTAATGGAATATGCTGAAATACTGAGACCATACGTTGCTCATACTTCGCAGGTGCTAAATGATGCGCTTCGTGAGGGCAAAAAAATCTTATTAGAAGGTCAGCTTGGAGCACTTAAGGATACTGACCACGGCATTTATCCGATGGTAACATCATCGTCGACACTTGCAGGCTTCGGTTCTACTGGAGCTGGACTTCCACCATATGCAATTGAGAGGATAGTTACGGTTGTAAAGGCTTACTCTTCTGCGGTTGGAGCAGGAGCTTTCGTAAGCGAACTATTCGGAGATGAGGCAGATGAGCTTCGTAGGCGCGGCGGAGATGGCGGTGAATTTGGAGTAACTACAGGCAGACCTAGGAGAGTCGGCTGGTTTGATGCTGTTGCTACCAGATATGGCTGCATGATGCAGGGAGCCACAGAGGTTGCAGTTACAGTTGTAGATGTTCTCGGATACCTAGATGAGCTCAAAATCTGTGTAGGCTATGAGATCGATGGCGAGGTGACAAAGGACTTTCCTAACACACCGCTCCTCGAGAAGGCTAAGCCAGTATATGAAACGCTTCCAGGCTGGAAGACTGATATAAGAGGTATCAAGAACTACGATGATCTGCCAAGTGAGTGCAAGGCTTACATCGAGAGGATTGAAAAGGAAATCGGAGTTCGTGTATCCATGGTTTCAAACGGGCCAGCGCGCGAAGAACTGATAATTAGGTAA
- a CDS encoding glycosyltransferase family 2 protein, with product MIIPIYNGEQYIDKCLESITNQYYQNLEILCVVNGSTDASEKMIRAWMERDDRIKLLVTEIADLGHAANLGIDNTSGEYISFVDVDDWVDPEYISKLYAGIEKGYSLCKANCIMYDGKTNAPAYKGRHSGEVSIRSAMWLLPCRTISMYDRELFGKVRYLEHSYYEDLSLWPILVALAGSVYYIDDALYYYNQTNESSIMTVRDEKHLVLDKVFAHIFESITPDMNQEVNLLISALFIQSFWSSNVKYVPKDKVGDEYLERLKKVIDGKLVGYYYLVDRLPVSDDMKKRMIHFYQSNI from the coding sequence GTGATAATTCCGATATATAACGGAGAGCAGTATATAGATAAATGCCTAGAGTCCATCACTAATCAGTATTACCAAAACCTTGAGATACTGTGCGTCGTCAACGGTAGCACGGATGCCTCCGAGAAAATGATTAGAGCGTGGATGGAGAGAGATGACCGCATCAAGCTGCTTGTTACGGAGATTGCTGACCTAGGTCACGCAGCAAATCTGGGAATCGACAATACATCGGGTGAATATATATCCTTCGTTGATGTCGATGACTGGGTTGATCCAGAGTACATTTCAAAGCTATACGCAGGTATAGAGAAGGGGTACAGCCTATGCAAGGCTAACTGCATAATGTATGATGGCAAGACAAATGCACCAGCATACAAAGGCCGTCACTCTGGGGAAGTTTCCATAAGAAGCGCCATGTGGCTACTGCCATGCCGAACAATTTCGATGTACGATAGAGAGCTTTTTGGCAAAGTTCGCTACCTAGAACACTCATACTACGAAGATCTCTCGTTATGGCCGATATTGGTAGCTTTAGCTGGTTCTGTATACTACATAGACGATGCCCTATACTACTATAATCAGACAAATGAGTCTTCGATAATGACTGTGCGTGACGAGAAGCATCTGGTGCTCGATAAGGTGTTTGCACACATATTTGAGAGCATCACACCTGATATGAATCAGGAGGTTAATCTGCTGATTTCAGCGCTGTTCATACAGTCGTTCTGGAGCTCTAATGTGAAGTATGTGCCTAAGGATAAGGTTGGGGATGAATACTTAGAGAGACTCAAGAAGGTTATTGATGGAAAGCTTGTGGGCTATTACTATCTAGTAGACAGGCTGCCGGTATCAGACGATATGAAGAAGCGGATGATTCACTTCTATCAATCGAATATATAA
- a CDS encoding GNAT family protein, with translation MKNNYIIRPREASDLKDFVSLRRKVFGDDEGFIEFFDACFRDDYLDFLIVEDQDGSEVLQASLTQFDMGKLVVPEGKVSDIAGKSIEMSYAICTDPAARGKGYGSHITVYAREIAESSRKLSMLSPAEPSLINFYEPLEYKKFMYAEQGSVMASEHVDFEFSHLQTKVLTPQEYNNYRETILTNRVHIKLSEGALRFAAGLVAPYTSGSLPTLDAGSADWAGSAPGWEAESGAPDGSGFLLISDGAEPLAIAACEAAGADSLAAAELLTFSEDGGHKELGIAIAKALATRCGAQRCDYMMPSRFGSETSAALGMISASYEELAEIYSAATGECPPYMGFTFG, from the coding sequence ATGAAAAATAACTACATAATAAGGCCTAGGGAGGCTTCCGACCTCAAGGATTTTGTCTCACTACGCAGAAAAGTTTTCGGAGATGATGAGGGGTTTATCGAATTCTTTGATGCTTGCTTCCGAGATGACTATCTGGATTTTCTGATTGTCGAGGATCAAGATGGCAGCGAGGTGCTTCAGGCATCCCTCACCCAGTTCGACATGGGAAAATTAGTTGTTCCTGAGGGCAAAGTTTCAGATATAGCTGGTAAATCAATAGAGATGAGCTACGCAATATGCACCGACCCTGCGGCACGAGGAAAAGGTTACGGATCACACATAACCGTATATGCCAGAGAGATTGCCGAGAGCAGCAGAAAACTATCGATGCTCTCACCAGCTGAACCTAGCCTAATAAATTTCTATGAACCTCTAGAATATAAGAAGTTCATGTATGCCGAGCAGGGTTCTGTCATGGCATCCGAGCATGTTGATTTTGAATTCTCCCATCTTCAGACTAAGGTACTAACACCGCAGGAATATAATAATTATAGAGAAACGATTTTGACAAACCGCGTTCATATCAAGCTGTCAGAAGGAGCTCTTAGATTCGCAGCTGGGCTGGTAGCTCCTTATACCTCGGGCTCTCTGCCTACTCTTGATGCTGGATCAGCTGATTGGGCGGGCTCTGCGCCTGGCTGGGAAGCTGAATCAGGAGCACCTGATGGTTCTGGATTCTTGCTAATTTCCGATGGCGCTGAGCCTTTGGCAATCGCAGCGTGTGAGGCCGCAGGAGCGGACTCTCTCGCTGCGGCCGAGCTCCTCACCTTCAGTGAAGATGGCGGTCATAAGGAGCTCGGGATTGCAATTGCCAAGGCACTCGCCACTAGATGCGGCGCTCAGCGATGCGACTACATGATGCCTAGCAGATTTGGGAGCGAAACGTCTGCCGCGCTTGGGATGATCTCGGCCAGCTACGAAGAGCTTGCTGAGATCTACAGCGCCGCTACTGGCGAGTGCCCTCCTTATATGGGCTTCACCTTCGGTTAG
- a CDS encoding acetyl-CoA hydrolase/transferase family protein: protein MYDISQVQSEYKTKLIDADFAASLVKSNYRLHFGVGTGSSIYMDRALGKRLKTDTLLRGLEIQTEVAVRNDLLETFKATRDVNTVRFYSSHYTAMDRMMADAGNCWYVPILFNEEPLYWGQEGNGFDICCIQVAPMDRYGNFNFGPTNADLLGIIRNSKIVIVEVNEKMPIALGYESHINISDVNYIIEGESPELAEFKAAPASPEDRRIAESIVDRIRNESTLQLGIGAVPNAIGGLLAESDIRDLGGHSEVIVDSFMNLYYAGKLTNKKKVDKGLTVYTAAVGSKALYDFIDDNPICCAAPVDYVNSVHTISQIDNFISINSCVGVDLYGQVCSESSGFRQLTGTGGQLDFVLGAFLSKNGKSFMCTHSTRTKPNGEVVSLIHPTLPRGSIITTPRTATHYVVTEYGAVNLKGKSTWQRAESLISVAHPDFREDLIQEAEKMGIWRNTSKIEYI, encoded by the coding sequence ATGTACGATATCAGTCAAGTGCAGAGTGAATACAAGACTAAGTTAATCGATGCAGATTTCGCTGCCAGCCTTGTTAAAAGCAACTATAGGCTGCACTTCGGCGTGGGAACAGGGAGCTCCATTTACATGGACAGAGCCCTTGGCAAGCGCCTCAAGACCGATACACTCCTTCGCGGATTAGAGATTCAGACTGAAGTTGCTGTGAGAAATGATCTACTAGAGACTTTCAAGGCGACGAGGGACGTAAACACAGTTAGATTTTATTCATCTCATTATACCGCTATGGACAGGATGATGGCAGATGCAGGCAACTGCTGGTATGTACCGATTCTATTCAATGAAGAACCATTATATTGGGGGCAAGAGGGCAACGGATTCGATATCTGCTGCATTCAGGTTGCACCGATGGATAGGTATGGTAACTTTAATTTTGGACCTACTAATGCTGACCTTCTCGGAATTATCAGAAATTCTAAGATTGTCATCGTTGAGGTTAATGAGAAGATGCCGATTGCGCTCGGATATGAGTCGCACATCAATATATCCGATGTAAACTATATAATCGAGGGAGAGAGTCCAGAACTCGCGGAGTTCAAGGCGGCACCGGCTAGCCCTGAAGATAGAAGGATTGCTGAGTCGATAGTAGACCGAATTAGAAATGAAAGTACGCTGCAGCTCGGTATTGGAGCCGTGCCAAATGCTATAGGTGGTCTGCTTGCAGAGTCCGACATACGCGATCTCGGTGGTCACAGCGAGGTAATCGTAGATTCATTTATGAATCTCTATTACGCTGGTAAGCTGACCAACAAGAAGAAGGTTGATAAGGGACTGACCGTATATACGGCAGCAGTCGGCAGTAAGGCACTATACGATTTTATCGATGACAACCCTATCTGCTGCGCGGCACCTGTTGATTACGTCAATAGCGTGCACACCATTTCACAGATAGATAACTTCATCTCGATTAATAGCTGCGTTGGGGTCGATTTGTATGGGCAGGTTTGTTCAGAGAGCTCAGGCTTTAGGCAGCTTACGGGAACTGGCGGACAGCTAGATTTTGTGCTAGGGGCTTTCTTATCCAAGAATGGTAAGAGCTTCATGTGCACGCATTCGACGAGGACGAAGCCTAACGGTGAGGTTGTATCTCTCATTCACCCTACGCTGCCGAGAGGGTCAATTATCACTACGCCTAGGACGGCAACTCATTATGTAGTGACAGAGTACGGTGCAGTTAATCTAAAGGGTAAGTCGACATGGCAGAGAGCCGAGAGTCTCATCAGCGTGGCACATCCTGATTTTAGGGAAGACCTGATTCAGGAAGCCGAGAAGATGGGAATCTGGCGTAATACAAGTAAGATTGAATATATTTAA
- the mscL gene encoding large-conductance mechanosensitive channel protein MscL, which produces MKETKGFIAEFKAFIARGNVLDMAVGIIIGSAFTAIVTSLVNNIIMPIVGVIIGGIDFSGLKVTVGSAAINYGVFIQAIINFLLIALTVFIIIKALSKAKRKQAEEPVEEEPAPTPEVELLTEIRDLLSKRD; this is translated from the coding sequence ATGAAAGAGACAAAGGGATTTATCGCAGAGTTTAAGGCATTCATCGCTCGTGGAAACGTGCTAGACATGGCGGTAGGTATCATCATCGGTTCTGCATTCACAGCAATCGTTACCTCGCTTGTTAATAATATTATCATGCCAATCGTAGGTGTAATTATCGGAGGAATTGATTTCTCAGGACTAAAGGTTACAGTTGGAAGCGCCGCTATTAACTATGGTGTATTCATCCAGGCAATCATCAACTTCCTACTCATCGCGCTAACCGTGTTCATCATCATCAAAGCGCTAAGCAAGGCTAAGAGAAAGCAGGCAGAGGAGCCAGTTGAGGAAGAGCCAGCGCCAACGCCAGAGGTTGAACTCCTGACAGAGATAAGAGATCTTCTGTCTAAGCGCGACTAG
- a CDS encoding DUF1858 domain-containing protein gives MAKITKDMIIGDVINENPDLIQVFFQNGMMCIGCPASQGESIGQAAQVHGLDGDHLVNALNAALDA, from the coding sequence ATGGCTAAGATTACAAAGGATATGATTATCGGTGATGTTATCAACGAGAATCCAGATTTAATTCAGGTATTCTTCCAGAACGGAATGATGTGCATCGGTTGCCCTGCTTCTCAGGGAGAGTCAATCGGACAGGCTGCTCAGGTTCACGGACTTGATGGAGATCACCTGGTGAACGCTCTTAATGCTGCACTTGACGCATAA
- a CDS encoding GNAT family N-acetyltransferase, giving the protein MIKAEIRINRTLPTELIKLMNKCGERKRSPKTVIKALRDGLFMVGLYVNGELVAFGRVSGDGAMYFLITDVMVDPAYEDSGADMQLYKEIDDYLIAVAPNDSRILAMTNKKYESVFRTFGYEYMDPDYRTVMIRE; this is encoded by the coding sequence ATGATTAAGGCAGAGATTCGTATAAATAGAACGCTCCCCACAGAGCTGATTAAATTAATGAATAAGTGCGGTGAGCGTAAACGTAGTCCGAAGACAGTCATCAAAGCGCTGCGGGACGGCCTATTCATGGTGGGTCTTTATGTAAATGGCGAGCTTGTAGCGTTTGGTAGAGTGTCGGGAGATGGCGCAATGTATTTCCTGATTACCGATGTCATGGTAGATCCAGCGTATGAAGATAGTGGTGCTGATATGCAGCTCTACAAGGAGATTGATGATTATCTCATCGCCGTAGCACCTAACGATAGTAGAATCCTAGCAATGACTAACAAGAAATACGAATCTGTATTCAGAACCTTCGGGTATGAATACATGGACCCAGATTATCGTACGGTGATGATCCGGGAATAA
- the alr gene encoding alanine racemase, translated as MYKESMRQTWVEIDLAALDHNIKEIKRVIGNNEIIGVVKADAYGHGSVRCAKVLRDNGVKRFAVATIEEALELREAGFNESILILGLVPEDCTDIIIEQNLTIVVGSLDRAKKKSEIAVKRGAVIDCFIAIDSGMGRIGYRIETPLEKEFARTEIEEIDELEGLRINGMVSHFATSDEADSTYTNKQLSLFNDFYEELAGCGINVPMLCIANSAAIMDYPKTHFDAVRPGIILYGCYPSEEVDKTRLDLKPVMSVKAYIIHIKTVPAGTSISYGRRFIADRESKIATISIGYADGYSRTLTGKAEVLVHGHRVPVVGSICMDQCMIDVTDVPGAAAGDEVVIMGRSGDDEISAEEIAGKIGTINYEILCDFGMRLHKIYIDNTDGDENVAN; from the coding sequence ATGTATAAGGAATCAATGCGCCAGACGTGGGTGGAAATCGACCTAGCGGCGCTAGACCACAATATCAAAGAAATTAAAAGAGTAATCGGTAATAATGAGATAATAGGCGTTGTAAAGGCAGATGCGTATGGGCACGGAAGTGTGCGCTGTGCGAAAGTGCTTCGTGATAATGGGGTTAAACGCTTTGCGGTTGCCACGATTGAGGAAGCACTCGAGCTACGCGAGGCTGGTTTTAACGAGAGCATACTTATTCTCGGTTTAGTTCCAGAGGATTGCACCGATATAATAATAGAGCAGAACCTTACGATTGTCGTAGGGAGTCTAGACAGAGCCAAGAAAAAGTCCGAAATTGCGGTTAAGAGAGGTGCAGTGATAGACTGCTTCATCGCAATTGACTCTGGTATGGGTAGAATCGGATACAGGATAGAGACTCCGCTGGAAAAGGAATTTGCGAGAACTGAAATCGAGGAGATTGATGAGCTTGAGGGTCTCCGTATCAACGGTATGGTTTCACACTTTGCGACTTCTGATGAAGCTGATTCGACGTACACGAACAAGCAACTTTCGCTATTTAACGACTTCTATGAGGAACTCGCAGGCTGCGGCATCAATGTTCCGATGCTGTGTATAGCTAATAGCGCTGCGATTATGGACTATCCAAAGACTCATTTCGACGCAGTAAGACCCGGGATAATCCTCTATGGATGCTATCCGTCTGAAGAGGTGGATAAGACGAGACTTGATCTAAAGCCAGTTATGTCTGTAAAAGCATATATTATCCATATTAAAACAGTGCCAGCTGGAACTTCAATCAGTTACGGCAGGAGGTTTATAGCGGATAGAGAGAGCAAGATTGCCACAATCTCTATCGGCTATGCGGATGGTTATTCGAGGACACTCACTGGCAAGGCAGAGGTTCTTGTGCATGGTCATAGAGTTCCGGTCGTAGGAAGCATTTGCATGGATCAGTGCATGATAGATGTGACGGATGTACCAGGGGCAGCGGCAGGAGATGAGGTCGTGATCATGGGACGCTCAGGTGATGATGAAATCTCAGCTGAAGAGATTGCTGGTAAAATTGGAACTATCAACTATGAGATTCTGTGCGATTTCGGCATGAGATTACATAAGATATATATTGATAACACAGATGGCGATGAAAATGTAGCTAATTAA
- a CDS encoding phosphatase PAP2 family protein produces MLETIRNFDGSLLIKFQHLAVHDSLTPVVKVFTHLGDAGIMWIAIAVLLLLFKRTRKYGLLMFASLILTYLVNNLLLKDLIGRTRPYEVFDGVQRLIGKQHDASFPSGHSASSFAAAMCIYLNGPKKYGIPALLLALLIALSRLYVGVHYPGDVIAGAIIGSLMAWLVYKVYDARQEALHPAKHRRK; encoded by the coding sequence ATGTTAGAGACTATTCGAAATTTCGACGGTTCGCTGCTCATAAAGTTTCAACACCTTGCAGTTCATGACTCATTGACACCAGTTGTTAAGGTCTTCACTCACCTCGGAGATGCTGGCATTATGTGGATTGCGATTGCAGTGCTACTTCTGCTTTTTAAGCGTACTAGGAAATATGGGCTGCTGATGTTTGCATCTCTTATACTCACGTACCTAGTAAATAATCTGCTTCTTAAAGATTTAATAGGCAGGACTAGACCATATGAAGTATTTGACGGTGTTCAGAGGCTTATTGGCAAGCAACACGATGCATCTTTCCCGTCAGGTCACTCGGCCAGTTCGTTTGCAGCTGCGATGTGCATATATCTGAACGGACCTAAGAAGTACGGAATACCGGCTCTTTTACTAGCACTCTTGATTGCGCTTTCGAGACTCTATGTAGGCGTTCACTATCCTGGAGATGTAATTGCAGGAGCGATAATAGGTTCGCTCATGGCGTGGCTAGTGTATAAAGTATACGATGCAAGGCAGGAAGCGCTTCATCCAGCAAAGCATCGCAGAAAGTAA